The proteins below are encoded in one region of Populus alba chromosome 2, ASM523922v2, whole genome shotgun sequence:
- the LOC118043985 gene encoding uncharacterized WD repeat-containing protein C2A9.03: MSYYQRLEEMNYMAEEAEMVDFVEEMDGGAAAAAAAGGVEDVEADEYELITKVTDTSSGQARNGQDIQGIPWERLNISRENYRSTRLEQYKNYENIPLSGEAVDKECKQMEKGGHYYEFFYNTRSVKPTILHFQLRNLVWATSKHDVYLMSNYSVMHWSSISGNLSEVIDFAGHVAPSEKHAGSLLEGFTQTQISTIAVKDNFLVAGGFHGELTCKRLDKKGVSFCTRTTYDDNAITNAIEIYDSMRGGINFMSSNNDGGLREYDLETFQLLNHFRFPWPVNHTSVSPDRRLIAVVGDNLDGLLVDSQSGKTVSTVEGHLDYSFASAWHPDGRVFATGNQDKTCRVWDIRKLSSPTAILKGNLGAVRSICFSSDGQFMYVAEPADFVHVYSTQDDYRRRQEIDFFGEISGVALSPDDESLYIGIWDRTYASLLQYNKRHTYGYLDSYL, translated from the exons ATGTCATACTACCAGCGGTTAGAAGAAATGAATTACATGGCGGAAGAGGCAGAAATGGTTGATTTCGTTGAGGAAATGGATGGAGGAgcagccgccgccgccgccgctgGTGGTGTAGAAGATGTTGAAGCTGATGAATACGAGTTG ATTACCAAGGTTACGGATACATCATCTGGGCAAGCCAGAAACGGGCAGGACATACAGGGTATTCCCTGGGAAAGATTGAATATAAGCAGGGAAAATTACAGATCTACGAGGCTTGAGCAGTACAAGAATTATGAGAACATCCCCTTATCCGGCGAAGCTGTCGATAAG GAGTGCAAACAAATGGAGAAGGGTGGCCATTACTATGAGTTCTTTTATAATACTAGATCGGTTAAGCCCACCATTCTTCATTTTCAG CTCAGGAACTTGGTCTGGGCCACTTCGAAGCATGATGTATATCTTATGTCTAATTATTCAGTCATGCACTGGTCATCCATATCTGGCAATTTGTCTGAGGTCATCGATTTTGCAGGACATGTAGCCCCTTCTGAG aaACATGCTGGAAGTTTGTTAGAAGGTTTCACCCAAACTCAAATCAGCACCATAGCAGTCAAAGATAATTTTCTTGTTGCTGGGGGCTTCCACGGAGAGCTTACTTGCAAA CGTTTGGATAAAAAAGGAGTTAGCTTTTGTACCCGCACTACATATGACGACAATGCCATCACGAATGCTATTGAGATATATGACAGCATGAG GGGTGGAATCAATTTCATGTCATCCAACAATGATGGTGGTCTCAGAGAATATGACTTGGAGACATTTCAACTTTTGAATCACTTTCGTTTCCCTTGGCCAGTGAAT CACACATCAGTGAGCCCTGACCGGAGGCTAATAGCAGTTGTCGGAGATAACTTGGATGGATTGTTGGTGGATTCACAAAGTGGGAAG ACTGTATCCACTGTGGAAGGTCACCTAGATTATTCTTTTGCATCAGCATGGCACCCAGATGGACGTGTTTTTGCCACAGGGAATCAGGACAAGACTTGCCGAGTGTGGGATATAAGAAAGTTATCGTCGCCTACTGCTATCCTCAAGGGAAACTTGGGTGCGGTTCGATCAATCTGCTTTTCATCAGATGGCCAATTCATGTATGTAGCCGAACCTGCAGATTTTGTGCATGTTTATAGCACACAGGATGACTACAGGAGACGGCAAGAGATTGATTTCTTCGGTGAGATTTCAGGAGTAGCTCTCAGCCCAGATGATGAATCTTTGTATATAGGAATCTGGGACCGTACTTATGCGAGCTTGCTACAGTATAACAAAAGGCATACATATGGATATCTCGATTCCTACTTGTAA
- the LOC118044002 gene encoding probably inactive leucine-rich repeat receptor-like protein kinase At3g28040 yields the protein MATPLVMGYSHLLLYLLVSIVASLKGCMGSDSVPIQINDDVFGLIVFKADLIDPSSYLSSWNGDDDSPCSWKFIECNPVSGRVSQVSLDGLGLSGRLGKGLQKLQHLKTLSLSQNNFSGGISLELGFLSNLERLNLSHNSLSGLIPSFLDNMSSIKFLDISGNSFSGPLPDNLFRNSQSLRYLSLAGNLLQGPIPSSLLSCSSLNTINLSNNHFSGDPDFSSGIWSLKRLRKLDLSHNEFSGSVPQGVSAIHFLKELHLQGNRFSGPLPGDIGLCPHLNRLDLSRNLFSGALPESLQRLSSMSFFSLSKNMLAGEFPQWIGSLTNLVYLDLSSNALTGSIPSSIGNLKSLRFLSLSNNKLVGIIPTSMVSCTMLSVIRLRGNSFNGSIPEGLFDLELEEVDFSDNGLVGSIPSGSITFFSSLHTLDLSKNNLTGHIPAERGLSSNLRYLNLSWNNLESRMPLELGYFQNLTVLDLRNSALVGLIPADICESGSLNILQLDGNSLVGQIPEEIGNCSSLYLLSLSQNNLSGSIPESISRLNKLKILKLEFNELTGEIPQELGKLENLLAVNVSYNKLVGRLPVGGIFPSLDQSALRGNLGICSPLLKGPCKMNVPKPLVLDPYAYGNQGDGKKPRNVSSHPARFHHHMFLSVSTIIAISAAIFILFGVILVSLLNVSVRKRLAFVDHALESMCSSSSRSGNLSTGKLVLFDSKSSPDWISNPEALLNKAAEIGQGVFGTVYKVSLGSEARMVAIKKLFTLNIIQYPEDFHREVQVLGKARHPNLLSLKGYYWTPQLQLLVSEYAPNGSLQAKLHERIPSAPHLSWANRLKIVLGTAKGLAHLHHSFRPPIIHCNIKPSNILLDENFNPKISDFGLARFLAKLDRHVISTRFQSALGYVAPELSCQSLRINEKCDIYGFGILILELVTGRRPVEYGEDNVLILKDHVRFLLEQGNVFDCVDPSMGDYPEDEVLPVLKLALVCTSHIPSSRPSMAEVVQILQVIKTPVPQRTEFF from the exons ATGGCTACCCCACTAGTGATGGGTTACTCTCATTTGTTGTTATATTTGCTAGTTTCTATAGTTGCTTCTCTTAAAGGTTGCATGGGAAGTGATAGTGTACCGATACAAATCAATGATGATGTCTTCGGCTTGATTGTTTTCAAGGCAGACCTTATCGACCCATCTTCCTATCTCAGCTCATGGAACGGAGACGATGACTCACCATGTTCATGGAAGTTCATAGAATGCAATCCGGTGAGCGGCAGAGTCTCTCAAGTCTCACTCGATGGCTTGGGATTATCAGGTAGATTAGGTAAAGGGCTCCAAAAGTTGCAGCATTTGAAGACATTATCATTGTCTCAAAACAATTTTAGCGGTGGCATTAGTCTTGAGCTTGGTTTCTTGTCAAATCTTGAAAGACTTAACCTTAGTCACAACAGTCTTTCAGGCCTCATCCCATCTTTTCTTGACAATATGAGTTCCATTAAGTTTCTTGATATCTCTGGGAATTCATTCTCCGGACCACTCCCAGATAATCTTTTTCGAAACTCTCAATCTCTTCGTTACCTTTCTTTAGCTGGGAATTTACTTCAAGGGCCAATTCCTAGTTCGCTATTGAGCTGCTCTTCCTTGAACACTATTAATCTGTCCAACAACCATTTCTCCGGTGACCCAGATTTTAGTAGTGGGATTTGGTCATTGAAGCGGCTTCGAAAATTGGATCTTTCACACAATGAGTTTTCGGGGTCCGTGCCACAAGGGGTATCAGCCATTCACTTTTTGAAAGAGCTCCATTTACAGGGAAATCGCTTTTCCGGACCACTACCTGGAGATATTGGACTGTGCCCGCACTTGAATAGATTGGATTTAAGCCGCAATCTTTTTAGTGGAGCACTTCCAGAATCTCTTCAGAGGCTGAGTTCAATGAGCTTTTTCAGTTTATCCAAGAATATGTTGGCAGGTGAGTTCCCTCAGTGGATTGGTAGCTTGACCAATCTTGTATACTTGGACTTATCAAGCAATGCTCTAACTGGAAGCATCCCATCATCCATTGGTAACTTGAAATCTCTGCGCTTCTTGAGTTTGTCCAATAACAAACTCGTTGGCATCATTCCCACCTCAATGGTTTCTTGCACGATGTTATCAGTGATTCGGTTGAGAGGTAACAGCTTCAATGGCAGCATACCAGAAGGTTTGTTTGATCTTGAGCTGGAGGAAGTAGATTTTTCAGACAATGGATTGGTAGGTTCAATTCCATCAGGTTCGATTACTTTCTTTTCATCTCTTCATACACTTGATCTTTCAAAGAACAATCTCACAGGACATATTCCAGCTGAAAGGGGTCTCTCATCTAATTTAAGATACTTGAATTTGTCCTGGAACAATCTGGAATCAAGAATGCCACTAGAGCTTGGCTACTTTCAGAACTTGACTGTGTTGGATCTTCGAAACAGTGCTTTAGTTGGCTTAATTCCCGCTGATATATGTGAGTCTGGAAGTTTGAACATCCTTCAATTGGATGGAAACTCATTGGTGGGCCAAATTCCAGAAGAGATTGGAAATTGCTCATCACTGTATTTGCT GAGCTTGTCCCAAAATAATTTGAGCGGTTCCATTCCCGAGTCCATTTCAAGGCTAAACAAGCTCAAGATTCTGAAGTTGGAATTCAATGAGCTGACCGGAGAGATACCGCAAGAGCTTGGAAAACTGGAGAATCTTCTGGCTGTAAATGTATCTTATAATAAGCTAGTGGGCAGGCTTCCTGTTGGGGGTATATTTCCAAGTTTGGATCAAAGTGCATTGCGGGGGAATTTGGGAATTTGCTCACCGTTGTTGAAGGGACCATGTAAGATGAATGTTCCCAAGCCTCTAGTACTTGATCCGTATGCCTATGGCAATCAAGGGGATGGTAAGAAACCAAGAAACGTGTCCTCTCACCCCGCAAGGTTCCATCATCATATGTTCCTCAGTGTTTCAACTATCATTGCAATTTCAGCAGCTATATTCATTTTGTTTGGAGTGATACTCGTAAGTCTACTAAATGTATCTGTCCGGAAGAGGCTTGCATTTGTGGACCATGCCTTGGAAAGCATGTGCTCGAGCTCTTCCAGGTCCGGAAATCTATCCACAGGCAAGCTGGTCCTGTTCGATTCGAAATCATCTCCTGATTGGATCAGCAATCCAGAAGCACTCCTTAATAAGGCTGCTGAGATAGGTCAGGGAGTATTTGGAACTGTTTACAAGGTCTCATTGGGTTCAGAGGCAAGAATGGTAGCAATAAAGAAGCTCTTTACATTAAACATTATCCAATATCCTGAAGATTTTCATCGAGAAGTTCAGGTATTAGGAAAGGCAAGGCACCCAAATCTCTTATCATTAAAAGGGTATTACTGGACTCCTCAATTGCAGCTGTTGGTATCAGAATATGCACCTAATGGTAGTTTGCAAGCCAAACTCCATGAAAGGATACCGTCTGCTCCACATCTTTCTTGGGCAAACAGATTGAAGATTGTGCTTGGAACAGCAAAGGGACTTGCACACTTGCATCATTCTTTCCGTCCACCAATCATTCACTGTAACATAAAACCAAGCAACATTCTTCTTGATGAAAATTTCAACCCAAAGATTTCGGATTTTGGACTTGCAAGGTTCTTGGCGAAGCTTGATAGGCATGTTATAAGTACTAGATTTCAGAGTGCATTAGGATATGTGGCACCAGAACTATCATGCCAGAGCTTGAGAATCAATGAGAAATGTGATATATATGGTTTtggaatcttgattcttgagcTAGTGACTGGAAGAAGGCCAGTGGAATATGGTGAAGACAATGTGCTGATACTTAAGGATCATGTGAGGTTTTTGCTTGAACAAGGTAATGTCTTTGATTGTGTTGATCCAAGCATGGGGGATTATCCTGAGGATGAGGTTCTTCCAGTGCTCAAATTGGCCCTTGTATGCACCTCTCACATACCTTCCAGCAGGCCTTCCATGGCAGAAGTGGTGCAAATATTGCAGGTCATCAAGACCCCAGTTCCACAAAGAACAGAATTTTTCTAA
- the LOC118044012 gene encoding eukaryotic translation initiation factor 3 subunit H, with the protein MANLTPTMARSFLQVAATEEVAPPLRVVQIEGLVVLKIIKHCKEFSPSLVTGQLLGLDVGSVLEITNCFPFPIREEDEEIEADGANYQLEMMRCLREVNVDNNTVGWYQSMLFGCFQTVELIETFMNYQENIKRCVCIIYDPSRANQGALALKALKLSDSFMDLYRNNNFTGEKLREKNLSWVDIFEEIPIKVSNSALISAFMTELEADTPVTQCDYDRLQLSTSPYLERNVEFLIECMDDLSGEQQKFQYHYRNLSRQQAQQQAWLQKRRSENMTRKAAGEEPLPEEDPSNAIFKPIPEPSRLGSFLITNQMANYCNQINGVSGQSFSRLYLMKALHKD; encoded by the exons ATGGCTAATCTTACCCCCA CAATGGCACGATCTTTCCTTCAGGTTGCAGCCACGGAGGAGGTTGCTCCTCCTCTCCGTGTTGTTCAGATCGAAGGACTG GTTGTTTTGAAGATAATCAAACACTGCAAGGAGTTTTCGCCGTCTTTAGTGACTGGGCAGCTCCTAGGGTTGGATGTTGGTAGCGTTCTTGAAATTACCAACTGCTTTCCTTTTCCG ATTAGGGAGGAGGATGAGGAGATTGAAGCAGATGGTGCTAATTACCAGCTTGAAATGATGAGGTGCTTGAGAGAGGTCAATGTTGACAATAATACCGTTGGATG GTACCAGTCAATGTTGTTCGGTTGTTTCCAAACAGTGGAATTGATTGAGACATTTATGAATTACCAG GAAAATATTAAGCGGTGTGTTTGTATAATTTATGATCCTTCAAGAGCTAATCAAGGCGCATTGGCTCTCAAGGCTTTGAAGCTTTCTGATTCTTTCATGGATCTGTACCGCAACAACAATTTTACTGGAGAGAA ATTGAGGGAGAAAAACTTGTCATGGGTGGATATTTTTGAGGAAATTCCT ATCAAAGTTTCAAATTCTGCACTTATCAGTGCCTTCATGACTGAGCTAGAAGCTGATACACCAGTGACTCAG TGTGATTATGACCGCCTGCAATTATCAACCAGTCCATATTTGGAAAGAAATGTAGAATTTCTGATTGAATGCATGGATGATTTGTCAGGCGAGCAGCAGAAG TTCCAATATCACTATCGGAACCTTTCACGCCAGCAAGCGCAGCAGCAAGCATGGCTTCAAAAGAGAAG GTCAGAGAACATGACACGCAAAGCTGCAGGAGAAGAGCCCTTGCCTGAGGAGGATCCTTCAAATGCCATCTTCAAACCAATCCCTGAACCATCACGTTTGGGTAGTTTCCTGATAACCAATCAAATGGCAAATTATTGCAACCAAATCAACGG GGTTTCTGGACAGAGCTTCAGCCGATTATACTTGATGAAGGCTTTGCATAAAGATTGA
- the LOC118043868 gene encoding CRIB domain-containing protein RIC4: MHACPFQISCLILLCKSKMRDRKERFVVLPFSIGCASQSSVAVATAEPCKKPKHETKSSHATRRREGEESSCQEKTNSNTFSSLALPKPNISSGMHKLVRGFKSLSHIFVYKEDDGDRMEREMEIGYPTDVKHLTHIGLDGSTSTTTATNPIKGWESLKPPEIISFPSISLGHLELAMAAQAHGPLVEVDHSRLS; this comes from the exons ATGCATGCATGCCCCTTTCAGATTTcgtgtttgattttgttatgtAAATCGAAGATGAGAGATCGTAAGGAAAGATTTGTAGTTCTTCCCTTCTCCATCGGATGTGCTTCTCAGTCTAGTGTCGCGGTGGCCACCGCTGAACCCTGCAAGAAACCAAAACATGAGACCAAATCCTCACATGCAACAA GAAGACGGGAAGGGGAAGAAAGCTCTTGTCAAGAAAAGACGAATAGTAATACATTCAGTTCCCTGGCTCTTCCAAAGCCTAACATCTCCAGTGGCATGCACAAACTCGTTAGGGGCTTTAAAAGCCTGTCCCACATATTTG TGTACAAAGAAGATGATGGCGACAGAATGGAAAGAGAGATGGAGATCGGATATCCGACTGATGTGAAGCATTTAACACACATTGGATTGGATGGTTCCACTTCTACAACGACAGCGACAAATCCTATAAAGGGCTGGGAAAGTCTGAAACCTCCAGAAATAATTTCATTTCCTTCTATTTCTTTAGGGCACTTAGAGCTTGCTATGGCTGCACAGGCTCATGGACCTCTTGTTGAGGTCGATCATTCCAGGCTCTCCTGA